One window of Halopelagius longus genomic DNA carries:
- a CDS encoding D-aminoacyl-tRNA deacylase: MIAVVVSRADSASAHIGDRLLELADWDERTDDSRPDGEGGGTYYRRGEFELREFDGLHIELGRVADAFSDDPEFVAFVSRHSGETGPLLTAHFTGNFGPAEYGGEPGELARACPNAQKRVVESLAEHAPEEYDVGIECTHHGPTDAGAPSMFVELGSGESEWEDPAGARAVAAAVLDLSDADVDRERQVVGFGGGHYAPRFTRIVRETDWAVGHVGADWQLEAMGHPEENRDVIRRAFEASDAEYAVVDRDHPELEAVLDELGYRVVGESWVREATGASLDLLDRLESDLSPVEDGLRLGGREATEYEVVSLPDELLSEAGGVDADSALAAVHDRSVAYETIDGGTKARGRAALPDEDAYDELVAALADVLREKYDSVRRTDRAVVARREAFDPAEAAKLGVPEGPAFGKLSAGRPVEIAGRTVEPDDVRSEQRTVFKI, encoded by the coding sequence GTGATAGCCGTAGTCGTCAGCCGCGCCGACAGCGCATCGGCCCACATCGGCGACCGCCTGTTGGAACTGGCCGACTGGGACGAACGGACCGACGACTCGCGCCCGGACGGCGAGGGCGGCGGAACGTACTACCGCCGCGGCGAGTTCGAACTCCGCGAGTTCGACGGCCTCCACATCGAACTCGGCCGAGTGGCCGACGCGTTCTCCGACGACCCCGAGTTCGTCGCGTTCGTCTCCCGGCACTCCGGCGAGACGGGACCGCTTCTCACCGCGCACTTCACGGGCAACTTCGGCCCCGCGGAGTACGGCGGCGAACCCGGCGAACTCGCCCGCGCCTGCCCGAACGCCCAGAAGCGCGTCGTCGAGTCCCTCGCCGAACACGCCCCCGAGGAGTACGACGTGGGCATCGAGTGCACCCACCACGGTCCGACCGACGCGGGCGCGCCGTCGATGTTCGTGGAACTCGGAAGCGGCGAGTCCGAGTGGGAGGACCCTGCGGGCGCGCGCGCCGTCGCGGCGGCGGTGCTCGACCTCTCGGACGCCGACGTCGACAGGGAACGACAGGTCGTCGGCTTCGGCGGCGGCCACTACGCGCCGCGCTTCACGCGCATCGTCCGCGAGACGGACTGGGCCGTCGGCCACGTCGGCGCGGACTGGCAGCTAGAGGCGATGGGCCACCCGGAGGAGAACCGCGACGTGATCCGGCGCGCCTTCGAGGCGTCCGACGCCGAGTACGCCGTCGTGGACCGCGACCACCCCGAACTCGAAGCCGTCCTCGACGAACTCGGCTACCGCGTCGTCGGCGAGTCGTGGGTGCGCGAGGCGACGGGCGCCTCCCTCGATTTACTCGACCGCCTCGAATCAGACCTCTCGCCGGTCGAAGACGGCCTGCGCCTCGGCGGACGGGAGGCGACGGAGTACGAGGTGGTCTCCCTGCCAGACGAACTCCTCTCGGAGGCGGGCGGCGTCGACGCGGACTCGGCCCTCGCGGCGGTTCACGACCGGTCCGTCGCCTACGAGACTATCGACGGCGGGACGAAGGCGCGCGGGCGCGCCGCACTCCCCGACGAGGACGCGTACGACGAACTCGTCGCGGCACTCGCGGACGTCCTCCGCGAGAAGTACGACTCCGTCCGGCGGACGGACCGGGCAGTCGTCGCGCGCCGGGAGGCGTTCGACCCCGCCGAGGCGGCGAAACTCGGCGTCCCCGAGGGACCGGCGTTCGGGAAGCTGTCCGCCGGACGACCTGTCGAGATAGCGGGCAGAACCGTCGAGCCAGACGACGTACGTAGCGAACAGCGCACGGTGTTCAAAATCTGA
- a CDS encoding sodium:calcium antiporter — translation MSSRLRHPLVALAATVLLTLPWVGLWVTGSVESVSTITRVAISGIAVLGASFLLAWGAETAEKDVPRAFALAVLAVLAVAPEYAVDALYAWQAASDPNAANLAVANMTGANRILIGLGWSGIALFSIYKASQLPDSADDVVDKPGTLRDAVQLDPSISTEILFLFAATVFAFFVPLHGGIDWFDTVVLVGLYFAYIGIIVRGDPEEHEEQVGVPAYFQARPKGVRIPAVLTLFAYSGFLIFTAVEPFAHGLEEIGLQFGIPEFFMIQWFAPLASESPELIVTAYLVNKARATAAFNALISSKLNQWTLLIGTLVVVYSIALGRYGMLPFDFKQAAEIWLTAAQSFFALAILMNFEISVREAVALLVLFVSQVVAEFAIIRTVAEPLAETYSIYLLVGYSVVYMILGVALVARRFDDFRRLTRITAATIRGEPTPTDVEAD, via the coding sequence ATGAGTTCACGCCTTCGCCATCCGCTCGTCGCCCTCGCGGCGACGGTCCTCCTGACTCTCCCGTGGGTCGGACTGTGGGTGACCGGGTCCGTAGAGAGCGTTTCGACGATTACCAGAGTCGCCATCAGCGGCATCGCCGTCCTCGGCGCGTCGTTCCTCCTCGCGTGGGGCGCGGAAACCGCAGAGAAGGACGTGCCCCGGGCGTTCGCGCTCGCGGTGCTCGCGGTGCTCGCCGTCGCGCCCGAGTACGCCGTCGACGCGTTGTACGCGTGGCAGGCCGCGAGCGATCCCAACGCGGCCAACCTCGCGGTCGCCAACATGACCGGCGCGAACCGCATCCTCATCGGCCTCGGCTGGTCGGGCATCGCGCTGTTCTCCATCTACAAGGCGTCGCAACTCCCCGACTCGGCGGACGACGTGGTGGACAAGCCGGGCACGTTGCGCGACGCCGTCCAGTTGGACCCGAGCATCTCCACGGAGATTCTCTTCCTGTTCGCCGCCACGGTGTTCGCCTTCTTCGTTCCCCTCCACGGCGGCATCGACTGGTTCGACACCGTCGTCCTCGTCGGCCTCTACTTCGCCTACATCGGCATCATCGTCCGCGGCGACCCGGAGGAACACGAGGAACAGGTCGGCGTCCCCGCCTACTTCCAAGCACGCCCGAAGGGCGTGCGCATCCCCGCGGTGCTGACGCTGTTCGCCTACTCTGGCTTTCTCATCTTCACGGCCGTCGAGCCGTTCGCGCACGGCTTAGAGGAGATCGGCCTCCAGTTCGGCATCCCCGAGTTCTTCATGATTCAGTGGTTCGCACCGCTGGCCAGCGAGAGCCCCGAACTCATCGTCACGGCGTACCTCGTCAACAAGGCCAGAGCCACCGCGGCGTTCAACGCCCTCATCTCCTCGAAGCTGAACCAGTGGACGCTCCTCATCGGGACGCTCGTCGTCGTCTACAGCATCGCGCTGGGCCGGTACGGCATGCTCCCGTTCGACTTCAAGCAGGCCGCCGAAATCTGGCTCACCGCCGCCCAGAGCTTCTTCGCTCTGGCCATCCTGATGAACTTCGAGATCAGCGTCCGGGAGGCCGTCGCGCTTCTCGTCCTGTTCGTCTCGCAGGTCGTCGCCGAGTTCGCCATCATCCGAACCGTCGCCGAACCGTTGGCCGAGACGTACTCCATCTACCTGCTCGTCGGCTACTCCGTCGTCTACATGATTCTCGGCGTCGCCCTCGTCGCGCGGCGCTTCGACGACTTCCGTCGACTCACCCGCATCACCGCCGCGACCATCCGCGGCGAACCCACGCCGACGGACGTCGAGGCGGACTGA
- a CDS encoding shikimate dehydrogenase — protein sequence MQVFGLVGNPVGHSLSPPMHEAAYEALGMDARYVTFEPDPEAVDAAVTGADALGISGLNVTIPFKEDVLSRVEPDGLAERIGAVNTVDFGVEGAPRGYNTDAAGVRRSFEHHGVRLDGREAVVVGAGGAGRAASFALADAGASVHVANRTVERAESLAADVPDATAGGLDSLSRVADADVLVNATSVGMESDETPVPADYLHSELAVLDAVYTPIETRLLRDAADAGATTVDGAWMLLYQGVEAFERWTGRDAPVEAMNEALRSQLE from the coding sequence ATGCAGGTGTTCGGACTGGTGGGGAACCCCGTCGGTCACTCGCTGTCGCCGCCGATGCACGAGGCGGCGTACGAGGCGCTCGGGATGGACGCGCGGTACGTCACCTTCGAACCCGACCCCGAGGCGGTGGACGCGGCGGTGACGGGCGCGGACGCCCTCGGAATCTCGGGGCTCAACGTCACCATCCCGTTCAAGGAGGACGTGCTCTCCCGCGTCGAACCGGACGGACTCGCCGAGCGAATCGGGGCCGTAAACACCGTCGATTTCGGCGTCGAGGGCGCTCCGCGGGGGTACAACACCGACGCGGCGGGCGTCCGTCGCTCGTTCGAACACCACGGCGTCCGCCTCGACGGGCGCGAGGCGGTGGTCGTCGGCGCAGGCGGGGCGGGACGCGCCGCGTCGTTCGCCCTCGCCGACGCCGGCGCGTCGGTCCACGTCGCAAACCGGACCGTCGAACGCGCGGAGTCGCTGGCGGCGGACGTGCCGGACGCGACGGCGGGCGGTCTGGACTCGCTCTCCCGCGTCGCCGACGCGGACGTCCTCGTCAACGCGACGAGCGTCGGGATGGAGTCCGACGAGACGCCCGTCCCCGCCGACTACCTCCACTCCGAGCTCGCCGTGTTGGACGCCGTCTACACCCCTATCGAGACGCGACTGCTCCGCGACGCCGCCGACGCGGGCGCGACGACGGTGGACGGCGCGTGGATGCTCCTCTATCAGGGCGTCGAGGCCTTCGAACGTTGGACCGGCCGCGACGCCCCGGTGGAGGCGATGAACGAAGCGCTCCGTTCGCAACTGGAATGA
- a CDS encoding helix-hairpin-helix domain-containing protein, whose protein sequence is MGIFDRIVSSFRSLLGRDTSSNGESASRETRVSVERDTRTNSGDADASETDEPVASETDATASTGSVVDEETTDEPEEAAEPSEAVEVGGDEEGEIDSDDADETADESVAADTDAAASTGSVVDEGTTDEPAEAAEPSEAAEPTEEADSIEGEAAGADVVEEAEPEDEPFTEDEETSGEGGGEAGGGEAVKNVKGIGPAYAERLSDAGVTTVAELADADAESLAEDIGVSDKRISRWIDRAKERLDS, encoded by the coding sequence ATGGGCATATTTGACAGGATTGTGTCGTCGTTCCGGTCGCTTCTCGGCCGCGACACGTCTTCGAATGGCGAATCCGCGTCGCGAGAGACGCGCGTCTCGGTCGAGCGCGACACCCGGACGAACTCCGGCGACGCCGACGCGTCCGAGACGGACGAACCGGTCGCCTCCGAGACGGACGCGACTGCGTCCACCGGGTCGGTCGTAGACGAGGAGACGACCGACGAACCCGAGGAGGCCGCAGAACCTTCCGAGGCCGTCGAAGTCGGCGGCGACGAGGAGGGCGAGATAGACTCCGACGACGCGGACGAGACGGCCGACGAGAGCGTCGCGGCGGACACCGACGCCGCCGCCTCGACGGGGTCGGTCGTGGACGAGGGAACGACCGACGAACCCGCCGAGGCCGCGGAACCCTCGGAAGCGGCGGAACCGACCGAGGAGGCAGACTCCATCGAGGGCGAGGCGGCCGGCGCGGACGTCGTCGAGGAGGCCGAACCGGAGGACGAACCGTTCACGGAGGACGAGGAGACGTCCGGCGAGGGCGGCGGCGAGGCGGGCGGCGGCGAGGCGGTCAAGAACGTGAAGGGCATCGGCCCGGCCTACGCGGAGCGACTGTCCGACGCCGGCGTCACCACCGTCGCCGAACTCGCCGACGCCGACGCCGAATCGCTCGCGGAGGACATCGGCGTCTCCGACAAGCGCATCTCGCGGTGGATAGACCGCGCGAAAGAACGCCTCGACTCCTAA
- a CDS encoding anthranilate synthase component I family protein — protein sequence MTESDIAVATPRAAFRSTAADAPPGARVPVEVRVVADPFDAYRRVRSDDADGFFYETTGGQPGWGAFGVEPAERLRVGSEAVSLAEADATRGPTSAGSPSLSALDAMLDSETLVRGDTGCDVPYPCGLFGWLSYDVARELESLPGGAEADRGIPRLQLGLFDRVASWSEPRPDGECTLRITACPRVPAGSDADDLYDRALARATALAEATLSGEAAPCDPPVAADEAQFESDCGREAFADRVRTVKRYVREGDTFQANVSQRLVAPAAVHPVAAYDALRRVNPAPYSGLVEFRGTDLVSASPELLLDVDGDRLVTEPIAGTRPRGATPAEDDELERDLTGDEKERAEHAMLVDLERNDLGKVSEYGSVEVSEYRRVDRYSEVMHLVSVVEGTRRPDVSVADAVAAVFPGGTITGAPKPRTMEIIDEVESTRRGPYTGSVAAFGFDDRATLNIVIRTLVRHGEAYYLRVGAGIVHDSDPDAEYDETLAKGRALVTAIDEALAAEGRGMSLDADAAESNAADAEGGRR from the coding sequence ATGACCGAATCGGACATCGCCGTCGCGACGCCGCGGGCGGCGTTTCGCTCGACGGCGGCGGACGCGCCCCCCGGCGCGCGCGTCCCCGTCGAAGTCCGCGTCGTCGCCGACCCGTTCGACGCCTACCGCCGCGTTCGGAGCGACGACGCCGACGGCTTCTTCTACGAGACGACCGGCGGACAGCCCGGATGGGGCGCGTTCGGCGTCGAACCCGCCGAGCGACTCCGCGTCGGGTCGGAGGCGGTCTCTCTCGCCGAGGCTGACGCGACGCGCGGGCCAACCTCGGCGGGGTCGCCCTCGCTCTCCGCCCTCGACGCGATGCTCGACTCGGAGACGCTCGTCCGCGGCGACACCGGGTGCGACGTGCCGTACCCCTGCGGCCTGTTCGGGTGGCTCTCGTACGACGTGGCCCGCGAACTCGAATCGCTGCCGGGCGGGGCGGAAGCCGACAGGGGTATCCCGCGCCTGCAACTCGGCCTGTTCGACCGCGTGGCCTCGTGGAGCGAACCGCGACCCGACGGGGAGTGCACACTCCGAATCACCGCGTGTCCGCGCGTGCCCGCTGGGAGCGACGCGGACGACCTGTACGACCGCGCCCTCGCCCGCGCGACGGCCCTCGCGGAGGCGACGCTCTCGGGGGAGGCGGCCCCGTGCGACCCGCCCGTCGCGGCGGACGAGGCGCAGTTCGAGAGCGACTGCGGCCGCGAGGCGTTCGCCGACCGCGTGCGGACGGTGAAGCGGTACGTCCGCGAGGGCGACACCTTCCAAGCGAACGTCTCCCAGCGACTCGTCGCGCCCGCGGCGGTCCACCCCGTCGCCGCGTACGACGCGCTTCGGCGGGTCAACCCCGCCCCGTACTCCGGCCTCGTCGAGTTCCGCGGCACCGACCTCGTCAGCGCCAGCCCCGAACTCCTCTTGGACGTCGATGGCGACAGACTCGTCACCGAACCCATCGCGGGCACGCGCCCCCGGGGGGCGACCCCCGCCGAGGACGACGAACTCGAACGCGACCTGACCGGCGACGAGAAGGAACGCGCCGAACACGCGATGCTCGTGGACCTCGAACGCAACGACCTCGGGAAAGTCTCCGAGTACGGGAGCGTCGAAGTGTCGGAGTACCGGCGCGTCGACCGCTACTCCGAGGTGATGCATCTCGTCTCGGTGGTCGAAGGCACCAGACGACCGGACGTCTCCGTCGCGGACGCCGTCGCCGCCGTCTTCCCCGGCGGCACCATCACGGGCGCGCCGAAACCCCGGACGATGGAGATAATCGACGAGGTGGAGTCCACCCGCCGCGGCCCCTACACCGGGAGCGTGGCCGCGTTCGGCTTCGACGACCGCGCGACGCTCAACATCGTCATCCGGACGCTGGTCCGCCACGGCGAGGCGTACTACCTCCGAGTGGGCGCGGGAATCGTCCACGACTCGGACCCCGACGCCGAGTACGACGAGACGCTGGCGAAGGGGCGGGCGCTCGTCACCGCCATCGACGAGGCACTCGCCGCCGAGGGTCGCGGGATGAGCCTCGACGCGGACGCCGCCGAGTCGAACGCCGCCGACGCGGAGGGTGGCCGGAGGTGA
- a CDS encoding anthranilate synthase component II → MTRVLVVDNYDSFAYNLVQYVGEFAEEVIVRRNDAVDVDGVREMDPDGIVVSPGPGTPAEAGVSIPLFRDLRYPTMGVCLGHQALCAALGAPVVRAPEVVHGKSSLVSHDGTGIFRGMADRFEVGRYHSLAVERDDLPDGLAETARTDDEREVVMGVRRRDRPHVGVQFHPESILTADGKRLVANFVAACEDGEDADV, encoded by the coding sequence GTGACCCGCGTCCTCGTCGTGGACAACTACGACTCGTTCGCCTACAACCTCGTCCAGTACGTCGGCGAGTTCGCCGAGGAGGTGATCGTCCGCCGGAACGACGCGGTGGACGTAGACGGCGTCCGCGAGATGGACCCGGACGGAATCGTCGTCTCGCCCGGCCCTGGAACGCCCGCGGAGGCGGGCGTCTCGATACCCCTCTTCCGCGACCTGCGGTACCCGACGATGGGCGTCTGTCTCGGCCACCAAGCCCTCTGTGCCGCACTCGGCGCGCCCGTCGTCCGTGCCCCCGAGGTGGTCCACGGGAAGTCGTCGCTCGTCTCCCACGACGGGACGGGCATCTTCCGGGGGATGGCCGACCGCTTCGAGGTGGGTCGCTACCACTCGCTGGCGGTCGAACGCGACGACTTGCCCGACGGCCTCGCGGAGACGGCGCGGACCGACGACGAACGCGAAGTCGTGATGGGCGTCCGCCGTCGGGACAGGCCGCACGTCGGCGTGCAGTTCCACCCCGAGAGCATCCTCACCGCCGATGGGAAGCGTCTCGTCGCCAACTTCGTCGCCGCCTGCGAGGACGGGGAGGACGCCGATGTCTGA
- a CDS encoding aminotransferase class IV, which translates to MSEESDVLYHVNGELVPADEATVSVRDRGFTYGDAAFETLRAYGGEAFRWGSHADRLRETCDVLALDHGLSDSDLKARVDETLRANELDDAYVRLSVTRGVQPGKLTPDEAVDPTVVVVVKPLPRGGRGSDPVWDAPASLQTVKTRRAPDRSIPARAKTHNYLNGILARLELRVTDADEAVMLDADGHLAEGATSNLFFVREDALCTPSLDGPVLPGVTRAEVLDIAAAEDIPVREGTFTPDDLRNAAEAFVTNTTWEVRPVESVDGIDVGGGPVTTLISRVFDDRVEREHYADDATEPNGQ; encoded by the coding sequence ATGTCTGAGGAATCAGACGTCCTGTACCACGTCAACGGCGAGTTGGTGCCCGCCGACGAGGCGACGGTGAGCGTCCGCGACCGGGGATTCACGTACGGCGACGCGGCGTTCGAGACGCTCCGAGCCTACGGCGGCGAGGCGTTCCGGTGGGGATCGCACGCCGACCGCCTCCGGGAGACGTGCGACGTTCTCGCGTTAGACCACGGCCTCTCCGATTCGGACCTGAAGGCTCGGGTGGACGAGACCCTCCGAGCGAACGAACTCGACGACGCATACGTCCGACTGTCCGTCACGCGGGGCGTCCAGCCGGGGAAACTCACGCCTGACGAGGCGGTGGACCCCACCGTCGTCGTCGTCGTGAAACCCCTGCCGCGGGGCGGGCGCGGAAGCGACCCCGTGTGGGACGCCCCGGCGTCGTTGCAGACGGTGAAGACGCGGCGCGCCCCCGACCGGTCGATTCCGGCGCGGGCGAAGACGCACAACTATCTCAACGGCATCCTCGCCCGTTTGGAACTCCGCGTTACGGACGCCGACGAGGCGGTGATGCTCGACGCCGACGGCCACCTCGCGGAGGGGGCGACGAGTAACCTGTTTTTCGTCCGCGAGGACGCCCTCTGTACTCCGTCGCTCGACGGTCCCGTACTGCCGGGCGTGACGCGCGCAGAAGTTCTCGACATCGCCGCGGCGGAGGATATCCCGGTTCGTGAGGGGACGTTCACCCCCGACGACCTACGAAACGCGGCGGAGGCGTTCGTCACGAACACGACGTGGGAGGTGCGACCCGTCGAGTCGGTTGACGGCATCGACGTGGGCGGCGGCCCGGTGACGACGCTCATCTCCCGCGTGTTCGACGACCGAGTGGAACGAGAACACTACGCAGACGAC